A window of the Janthinobacterium agaricidamnosum NBRC 102515 = DSM 9628 genome harbors these coding sequences:
- a CDS encoding LLM class flavin-dependent oxidoreductase, whose protein sequence is MPKLIRFNAFQMNTVGHQSPGLWTHPRDNSHRYTDPEHWTALARLLEQGRFDAIFLADVLGVYDVYQGKPDAALAHAVQVPLNDPLALVPLMAQVTSHLGFGVTCALTYEHPYTFARRISTLDHLTRGRIGWNIVTGYLDSAARNLGLERQPGHDERYDLADEYLDVVYKLWEKSWDDDAVINDKRRGIYADPARVHNINHAGRYYQVPGMHLCEPSPQRTPLLYQAGTSPRGTAFAARHAECTFVSGPGKTVVKGYADKLRQAVRAAGRDGDQLLIYAQALIVTGASTAEAQAKYQQYRRHIDIEAALALLSGWSGVDFSRFPLDATIDYIESDAGRSALASFSQADPDRQWTVRQAAEYIGLGGRGPVIVGDARQVADQLEAWIDETGIDGFNLAFAVAHDSMADVVEFIVPELQRRGRYRKEYDTGTLRHKVFGHGPRLPEGHAGRQVSIV, encoded by the coding sequence ATGCCGAAACTGATCCGTTTTAACGCCTTCCAGATGAATACGGTGGGCCACCAGTCGCCCGGCTTGTGGACCCACCCGCGCGACAACAGCCACCGCTACACCGATCCCGAGCATTGGACCGCACTGGCGCGGCTGCTGGAACAAGGTCGTTTCGACGCGATCTTCCTGGCCGACGTGCTGGGCGTCTACGACGTCTATCAAGGCAAGCCCGATGCGGCGCTGGCCCACGCGGTGCAAGTGCCGCTCAACGATCCGCTGGCGCTGGTGCCGCTGATGGCGCAAGTCACCAGCCACCTCGGTTTCGGCGTGACGTGCGCGCTGACTTACGAACATCCGTACACCTTTGCGCGGCGCATCTCGACGCTGGACCATTTGACGCGCGGGCGCATCGGCTGGAATATCGTGACCGGCTATCTCGACAGCGCGGCCCGCAACCTGGGCCTGGAGCGGCAACCGGGCCATGACGAACGCTACGACCTGGCCGACGAATACCTGGACGTGGTGTATAAATTGTGGGAAAAAAGCTGGGACGACGACGCGGTGATCAACGACAAGCGGCGCGGCATCTATGCCGATCCGGCCCGGGTGCATAACATCAACCATGCCGGCCGCTACTACCAGGTGCCGGGCATGCATTTGTGCGAACCGTCGCCGCAGCGCACGCCGCTGCTGTACCAGGCCGGCACTTCGCCGCGCGGCACCGCCTTCGCCGCGCGCCATGCCGAATGCACGTTTGTCAGCGGCCCCGGCAAAACCGTGGTCAAGGGCTATGCCGACAAGTTGCGCCAGGCGGTGCGGGCAGCGGGACGCGACGGCGATCAATTGCTGATTTATGCGCAAGCGCTGATCGTCACCGGCGCCAGCACGGCCGAGGCGCAAGCCAAATACCAGCAATACCGGCGCCATATCGATATCGAGGCGGCGCTGGCCTTGCTGTCCGGCTGGAGCGGCGTCGATTTCAGCCGATTTCCGCTCGACGCCACCATCGATTACATCGAGTCCGACGCCGGCCGCTCGGCGCTGGCCTCGTTCAGCCAGGCCGACCCGGACCGCCAGTGGACGGTACGGCAAGCGGCCGAATACATCGGCCTCGGCGGACGCGGCCCGGTCATCGTCGGCGATGCGCGGCAAGTCGCCGACCAGCTGGAAGCGTGGATAGACGAAACCGGCATCGACGGCTTCAATCTCGCCTTCGCGGTGGCGCATGACAGCATGGCCGACGTGGTCGAATTCATCGTGCCGGAATTGCAGCGGCGCGGCCGCTACCGCAAGGAATACGACACCGGCACCTTGCGCCACAAAGTGTTCGGCCACGGCCCGCGCTTGCCTGAAGGACATGCGGGCCGGCAAGTCAGCATAGTTTAG
- a CDS encoding acyl-CoA dehydrogenase family protein, with product MSPALAAAASSVSGAPPGDAIRIAAELARRLAHTAVARDRAGGHAAEEREWIRASGLLTLSIPREFGGQGADWGTVYQVIRILARADSALAHVFGFHHLQLAGIQLYGSAQQQRSLLSQTVEHHLFWGNALNPLDRRTTASASATDDGFILDGIKSFSSGSVGADWLTISAWHEATQSALIGVLPARQPGIDVQADWDAFGQRQTDSGNVHFSQVHLPATLVLQAPAQAATPQATLRSQVAQLVMANLYLGIAEGAFEAARSYTVQQSKAWPASGVGQASDDTLLQHRYGQLWLLLRPAELLADHAARELERVFRKGALITAEDRGLLAVAVAEAKCLAHQAGIEISSQMFELTGARSTSARFGYDRYWRNVRVHTLHDPIDYKYRDLGRFALQGRLPEPTPYS from the coding sequence ATGTCTCCAGCACTCGCAGCAGCAGCGTCCTCTGTTTCCGGCGCACCGCCTGGCGATGCGATCCGCATCGCCGCCGAACTGGCGCGCCGCCTGGCGCATACCGCCGTCGCGCGCGACCGGGCCGGCGGCCACGCGGCCGAGGAGCGCGAATGGATACGGGCCTCGGGTTTGCTGACGCTGTCGATACCGCGCGAATTCGGCGGCCAGGGCGCCGACTGGGGCACCGTGTACCAGGTGATACGCATCCTGGCGCGGGCCGACAGCGCGCTGGCGCATGTATTCGGCTTCCATCACTTGCAACTGGCCGGCATCCAACTGTATGGCAGCGCCCAGCAGCAACGCAGCCTGTTGAGCCAGACGGTGGAGCACCATCTATTCTGGGGCAATGCGCTGAACCCGCTCGACCGCCGCACCACCGCCAGCGCCAGCGCCACCGATGACGGTTTTATCCTGGACGGCATCAAGAGCTTTTCATCCGGTTCGGTCGGTGCCGACTGGCTGACCATCTCGGCCTGGCATGAAGCGACGCAAAGCGCGCTGATCGGCGTGCTGCCGGCGCGCCAGCCGGGGATCGACGTGCAAGCGGACTGGGATGCGTTCGGCCAGCGCCAGACCGACAGCGGCAATGTGCATTTCAGCCAGGTGCACTTGCCGGCCACACTGGTGTTGCAGGCGCCGGCGCAAGCGGCCACGCCGCAAGCGACGCTGCGTTCGCAGGTGGCGCAACTGGTGATGGCCAATCTGTACCTCGGCATCGCCGAAGGCGCGTTCGAGGCGGCGCGCAGCTACACGGTGCAACAATCGAAGGCGTGGCCCGCTTCCGGCGTCGGCCAGGCCAGCGACGATACGCTGCTGCAGCACCGCTACGGCCAGTTGTGGCTGTTGCTGCGCCCCGCCGAACTGCTGGCCGACCATGCCGCGCGCGAACTGGAACGGGTATTCCGCAAGGGCGCGCTGATCACGGCCGAGGACCGCGGCTTGCTGGCGGTGGCGGTAGCCGAAGCCAAGTGCCTGGCGCACCAGGCCGGCATCGAGATCAGCAGCCAGATGTTCGAACTGACGGGCGCCCGCTCGACCTCGGCCAGGTTCGGCTACGACCGCTACTGGCGCAACGTACGGGTGCATACGCTGCACGATCCGATCGACTACAAATACCGCGACCTGGGCCGCTTTGCGCTGCAAGGCAGACTGCCCGAACCGACGCCGTACTCCTGA
- the ssuE gene encoding NADPH-dependent FMN reductase gives MNILLLGGSPQVPSSSSRLLLHIGEQLALQGHRYSKLHVRDLPAKALLQTDHADPVIARALQAVADADAVVIATPIYKASYTGLLKAFLDLLPQDGLAGKLVLPLATGGSQSHMLALDYALRPVLQALAAKQVLTSIYATSQQVSWSEQQGLSLDAPIAARVHAGVEELASGLFLLQGLRAEPALALVAGIDGGAAPVRSLQDHPYSSSSQAA, from the coding sequence ATGAATATCTTATTGTTGGGCGGTAGCCCGCAAGTTCCATCGAGTTCCAGCCGTTTGCTGTTGCATATCGGCGAGCAGCTGGCGCTGCAGGGCCACCGCTACAGCAAGCTGCATGTGCGCGACTTGCCGGCCAAGGCCCTCTTGCAGACCGACCATGCCGACCCTGTCATCGCGCGCGCGCTGCAGGCGGTGGCCGACGCCGATGCGGTGGTGATCGCCACGCCGATTTACAAGGCGTCCTACACCGGTTTATTAAAAGCGTTCCTGGATTTGCTGCCGCAAGACGGCCTGGCCGGCAAGCTGGTGCTGCCGCTGGCGACCGGCGGCAGCCAGTCGCACATGCTGGCGCTGGATTACGCGCTGCGTCCGGTATTGCAGGCGCTGGCCGCCAAGCAGGTGCTGACCAGCATCTACGCCACCTCGCAACAAGTGAGCTGGTCGGAACAGCAGGGCCTGAGCCTGGATGCGCCGATCGCGGCGCGGGTGCATGCCGGCGTCGAGGAATTGGCGTCCGGCCTGTTCTTGCTGCAAGGCTTGCGCGCCGAACCGGCGCTGGCGCTTGTGGCCGGCATCGATGGCGGCGCCGCGCCGGTGCGCTCTCTGCAAGACCACCCCTACAGCTCAAGCAGCCAGGCTGCCTGA
- a CDS encoding sulfonate ABC transporter substrate-binding protein produces MTTHRQQQRFSRRHTLAWLFAAATGVLACAMPAMAQEKNVVRIGYQKYGTLTLLKGRGTLEKRLAEKGITVKWTEFPAGPVLLEGINVGSIDFGTVGEAPPIFAQAAGADIVYVGNEPPSPSSEAIVVPKGSALRSLSELRGKKVALNKGSNAHYLLLKALEKAGIAYRDIEPVYLAPADARAAFERGSVDAWAIWDPFLAAAEKQLGARVLADGKGLVANRQFYLASRSYAEKNQDILRIVSEEIAKVDDWGRQNLKEVTAILSAQTGLEPAVVELAASRYSYGVKPVAIDVIVEQQKVADAFSNVKLIPKPIVVKDALLPFKL; encoded by the coding sequence ATGACGACGCATCGCCAGCAACAACGTTTTTCCCGCCGCCACACCCTGGCATGGTTGTTTGCCGCCGCCACCGGCGTGCTGGCTTGCGCGATGCCGGCCATGGCGCAGGAAAAAAACGTGGTCCGCATCGGTTATCAAAAATACGGCACGCTGACCTTGCTGAAAGGCCGCGGCACGCTGGAAAAACGCCTGGCTGAAAAAGGGATCACGGTCAAATGGACGGAATTCCCGGCCGGCCCGGTCCTGTTGGAGGGCATTAACGTCGGCAGCATCGATTTCGGCACCGTGGGCGAAGCGCCGCCGATATTCGCACAGGCCGCCGGCGCCGATATCGTCTATGTCGGCAACGAGCCGCCATCGCCGTCGAGCGAAGCGATCGTGGTGCCCAAGGGGTCCGCACTGCGCAGCCTGAGCGAATTGAGGGGCAAGAAAGTGGCGCTGAACAAAGGTTCCAACGCCCATTACCTGCTGTTGAAGGCGCTCGAAAAAGCCGGCATCGCCTACCGCGACATCGAGCCGGTGTACCTGGCGCCGGCCGATGCGCGCGCCGCGTTCGAACGCGGCAGCGTCGATGCGTGGGCGATCTGGGACCCGTTCCTGGCGGCCGCCGAAAAGCAGCTCGGCGCGCGCGTGCTGGCCGATGGCAAGGGCCTGGTGGCGAACCGCCAGTTTTACCTGGCGTCGCGCTCCTACGCCGAAAAGAACCAGGACATCCTGCGCATCGTGAGCGAGGAAATCGCCAAGGTCGATGACTGGGGCCGGCAAAACCTGAAGGAAGTCACCGCCATCCTCAGCGCGCAAACGGGGCTGGAACCGGCCGTGGTGGAACTGGCCGCGTCGCGTTACAGCTACGGCGTCAAGCCGGTCGCGATCGACGTCATCGTCGAGCAGCAAAAAGTCGCCGATGCCTTTTCCAATGTAAAACTGATACCAAAACCGATCGTCGTCAAGGACGCGCTGCTGCCGTTCAAGCTGTAA
- the ssuD gene encoding FMNH2-dependent alkanesulfonate monooxygenase: MNLFWFIPTHGDSRYLGTSQGARPVDADYLRQVAVAADTLGYDGVLLPTGRSCEDAWVVASSLISVTQKLKFLVAIRPGLSTPGLAVRMASTFDRLSNGRLLINVVTGGDQGELEADGLFADHARRYEISDEFIRVWRASLAGEGGDAGFDFDGKHIQVKGSRTLYPPVQKPYPPLYFGGSSEPAHELAAGQMDVYLTWGEPPAAVAEKIADVRARAARHGRTVRFGIRLHVIVRETNEAAWRAADELISHLDDDIIAKAQAAFGKMDSVGQQRMAALHGGRRDRLEVSPNLWAGVGLVRGGAGTALVGDAATVVARIQEYAALGIDTFIFSGYPHLEESYRFAELVFPLLGKGKAAGQQSLSGPFGEIMASNILPKKAA; encoded by the coding sequence TTGAATCTGTTCTGGTTTATCCCTACCCACGGCGACAGCCGCTACCTCGGCACGTCGCAGGGCGCGCGCCCGGTCGACGCCGATTACCTGCGCCAGGTGGCGGTGGCGGCCGATACGCTGGGCTACGACGGCGTGCTGCTGCCGACCGGCCGCTCGTGCGAAGACGCGTGGGTGGTGGCGTCGTCGCTGATCAGCGTCACGCAAAAACTGAAATTCCTGGTGGCGATCCGTCCCGGCCTGTCGACGCCGGGGCTGGCGGTGCGCATGGCGTCCACCTTCGACCGGCTGTCGAACGGCCGCTTGCTGATCAACGTCGTCACCGGCGGCGACCAGGGCGAGCTGGAAGCGGACGGCCTGTTCGCCGACCACGCCAGACGCTATGAAATTTCGGATGAATTCATCCGCGTCTGGCGCGCGTCGCTGGCCGGCGAGGGCGGCGACGCCGGTTTCGATTTCGACGGCAAGCATATCCAGGTCAAGGGTTCCAGAACCTTGTATCCACCGGTGCAGAAACCGTATCCGCCGCTGTATTTCGGCGGTTCGTCGGAACCGGCCCATGAATTGGCGGCCGGGCAGATGGATGTCTACCTGACCTGGGGCGAACCGCCGGCCGCCGTCGCCGAAAAAATCGCCGACGTGCGGGCCCGCGCCGCCAGGCATGGCCGCACGGTGCGTTTCGGCATCCGCCTGCATGTGATCGTGCGCGAAACCAATGAGGCCGCATGGCGCGCCGCCGATGAATTGATCAGCCACCTGGACGACGACATCATCGCCAAGGCGCAAGCCGCGTTCGGCAAGATGGATTCGGTCGGCCAGCAACGCATGGCCGCGCTGCACGGCGGCCGGCGCGACCGGCTGGAAGTGTCGCCGAATTTGTGGGCCGGGGTCGGCCTGGTGCGCGGCGGGGCCGGTACGGCGCTGGTCGGCGACGCCGCAACGGTGGTGGCGCGCATCCAGGAATATGCGGCGCTCGGCATCGATACCTTCATCTTTTCCGGCTATCCGCACCTGGAAGAGTCGTATCGGTTCGCCGAGCTGGTCTTCCCGCTGCTGGGCAAGGGCAAGGCGGCGGGTCAACAATCGCTGAGCGGACCGTTCGGCGAAATCATGGCCAGCAATATCTTGCCGAAAAAGGCGGCGTGA
- the ssuC gene encoding aliphatic sulfonate ABC transporter permease SsuC yields MAAARQRSAAGQAWRDALLPWALPVALIVAWQVAAQAGWLSSRILPEPWAVLKAFWNLTVSGELWVHLRKSLWRASVGFGIGGVLGLLLGLLTGSFKRAEVLLDTTLQMVRNIPALALIPLVILWFGIDETAKLFLLAVGVFFPVYLNTFHGIRSADQGLIEMARSYGLSGWPLYRDVILPAALPSILVGVRFSLGLVWVLLIVAETISAQAGIGYMTMNAREFLQTDVVLVGILLYALLGKLADLFSRRLEKHCLRWNPAYR; encoded by the coding sequence ATGGCCGCCGCACGCCAGCGATCCGCGGCCGGCCAGGCATGGCGCGATGCGCTGCTGCCGTGGGCCTTGCCGGTGGCCTTGATCGTCGCCTGGCAAGTCGCGGCGCAAGCCGGCTGGCTGTCGAGCCGCATCTTGCCGGAACCATGGGCGGTGCTGAAGGCGTTCTGGAACTTGACGGTGTCGGGCGAGCTGTGGGTACATTTGCGCAAGAGCCTGTGGCGCGCCAGCGTCGGATTTGGCATCGGCGGCGTACTGGGATTATTGCTGGGATTGTTGACCGGCAGCTTCAAGCGCGCCGAAGTCTTGCTCGACACCACCTTGCAAATGGTGCGCAACATCCCGGCGCTGGCGCTGATTCCATTGGTGATCCTGTGGTTCGGCATCGATGAAACGGCCAAGCTGTTCTTGCTGGCGGTCGGCGTGTTTTTCCCGGTGTACCTGAATACCTTCCACGGCATCCGCTCGGCCGACCAGGGCTTGATCGAGATGGCCAGGAGTTACGGCCTGTCCGGCTGGCCACTGTACCGCGACGTGATCTTGCCGGCCGCGCTGCCGTCCATCCTGGTCGGCGTGCGTTTTTCGCTGGGCCTGGTGTGGGTCTTGCTGATTGTCGCCGAAACCATTTCGGCCCAGGCCGGCATCGGCTACATGACGATGAACGCCCGCGAATTCCTGCAAACCGACGTGGTGCTGGTCGGCATATTGCTGTACGCCCTGCTGGGAAAACTGGCAGACCTGTTTTCGCGCCGGCTCGAAAAACACTGCCTGCGCTGGAATCCCGCTTACCGTTGA